The Amycolatopsis mongoliensis genome includes a window with the following:
- a CDS encoding helix-turn-helix domain-containing protein, producing MGQRDLEAALPAGADPRRHARVLAQVHEAALTGKALPSRPRPVVDASWQRMRRLGIDPDSRSAAPVLTFEELEGRRRTSGLAEALPTLRGGLISVAEQAAHIMVIVDAGGTVLWRDGSASVRRRADGLGFVEGVGWQEEAVGTNAIGTALVTRRPVQMYAAEHYVRAHHSWTCAAAPLHDPRDGRLLGVVDLSGPASTVHATTLALVDAVTRLAESQLRTTHLTELERLRGFAVPVLAKVGGQAVVADEHGWVAAAAGLAPVDRIALPANLAPGGVWLPAYGHCAVEPVPGGWLIRPTENDAAAPTRVVLDVRSPREPELTVAGAAGTWTHRLSPRHAEMLYVLASHRAGRSASELSSDLFGDAGRTVTVRAEMSRLRRHFGGILGAKPYRFADDVEVLVRRPPSPEAVLPHSLAPAIRG from the coding sequence TTGGGGCAACGAGACCTCGAGGCAGCGTTGCCTGCCGGGGCGGATCCCCGGCGGCACGCCCGTGTCCTCGCGCAGGTGCACGAAGCGGCCCTGACCGGCAAGGCACTGCCCAGCCGGCCGCGGCCGGTGGTCGACGCGTCCTGGCAGCGGATGCGCCGCCTCGGCATCGATCCCGACAGCCGGTCCGCCGCGCCCGTCCTGACCTTCGAAGAGCTCGAAGGACGCCGCCGCACGAGCGGGCTGGCCGAGGCGCTGCCGACGCTGCGCGGCGGGCTGATCAGCGTGGCCGAGCAGGCCGCGCACATCATGGTGATCGTCGACGCGGGCGGCACCGTGCTCTGGCGCGACGGCAGTGCCTCGGTCCGCCGCCGCGCCGACGGGCTCGGTTTCGTCGAAGGCGTCGGCTGGCAGGAGGAAGCCGTCGGCACCAACGCGATCGGCACCGCGCTGGTCACCCGCCGCCCGGTCCAGATGTACGCCGCCGAGCACTACGTCCGCGCACACCACTCCTGGACGTGCGCCGCCGCGCCGCTGCACGACCCACGCGACGGCAGGCTGCTCGGGGTCGTCGACCTCTCCGGCCCGGCTTCGACCGTCCACGCGACGACGTTGGCGCTGGTCGACGCCGTGACGCGGCTCGCGGAGTCCCAGCTGCGCACCACCCACCTCACCGAGCTGGAACGCCTTCGCGGCTTCGCCGTCCCGGTGCTCGCGAAGGTCGGCGGGCAGGCCGTCGTCGCCGACGAGCACGGCTGGGTCGCCGCGGCCGCCGGGCTCGCGCCGGTCGACCGGATCGCGCTGCCCGCGAACCTCGCGCCGGGCGGGGTCTGGCTGCCGGCGTACGGCCACTGCGCGGTCGAGCCCGTACCCGGCGGCTGGCTGATCCGCCCCACCGAGAACGACGCCGCCGCGCCGACCCGCGTCGTCCTCGACGTCCGGTCGCCGCGCGAACCCGAGCTGACCGTGGCCGGCGCGGCCGGGACCTGGACGCACCGGCTCAGCCCGCGCCACGCCGAAATGCTCTACGTGCTGGCCAGCCACCGCGCCGGCCGCTCGGCGTCCGAGCTGTCGTCGGACCTGTTCGGCGACGCGGGCCGGACGGTCACCGTCCGGGCGGAGATGTCCCGGCTGCGCCGCCACTTCGGCGGCATCCTCGGCGCGAAGCCGTACCGCTTCGCCGACGACGTCGAAGTGCTGGTCCGGCGCCCGCCGAGCCCCGAAGCGGTGCTGCCGCACTCGCTCGCCCCCGCCATCCGCGGCTGA
- a CDS encoding LiaF transmembrane domain-containing protein gives MKLIRIWLGLVLVALGVLGVLDATGVAGFDGTAGTWWPVALIGLGVAAMWSQRRVTFGPTVLTVVGLVLLAGQLSWTDGDLFWPAVLLVGGVAVLTGLWRQSRTRLPQAESVVLFGGAKTVDRSEHFQHADAAAVFGGATLDLRGAHIDEQASVDAFALFGGVDVLVPKDWRVELGGLPILGGYEDKTEGNGSLPVDAPLLKVNATAVFGGVKVANEPS, from the coding sequence ATGAAGCTGATCCGGATTTGGCTCGGGCTGGTCCTCGTGGCGCTCGGGGTGCTGGGCGTCCTGGACGCGACCGGGGTCGCGGGGTTCGACGGCACGGCGGGAACCTGGTGGCCGGTCGCGCTGATCGGGCTCGGCGTGGCCGCGATGTGGTCGCAGCGGCGGGTGACGTTCGGTCCGACCGTGCTCACCGTGGTCGGGCTCGTGCTGCTGGCAGGGCAGTTGAGCTGGACCGACGGCGATCTGTTCTGGCCCGCGGTGCTGCTCGTCGGCGGCGTGGCGGTGCTCACAGGACTGTGGCGGCAGAGCCGCACGCGGCTGCCGCAGGCCGAGTCGGTCGTCCTGTTCGGCGGGGCGAAGACGGTGGACCGCTCGGAGCACTTCCAGCACGCCGACGCCGCGGCCGTCTTCGGCGGCGCGACCCTCGACCTGCGGGGTGCCCACATCGACGAGCAGGCCAGCGTCGACGCGTTCGCGCTGTTCGGCGGGGTCGACGTCCTCGTGCCGAAGGACTGGCGGGTGGAGCTCGGCGGCTTGCCGATTCTCGGCGGCTACGAGGACAAGACCGAAGGAAACGGCTCGCTGCCGGTGGACGCGCCGCTGCTGAAGGTCAACGCGACCGCGGTTTTCGGCGGCGTCAAGGTGGCCAACGAGCCGAGCTGA
- a CDS encoding acetoin dehydrogenase dihydrolipoyllysine-residue acetyltransferase subunit produces the protein MIQPVTMPKWGLSMERGRITDWFVAEGDEVEAGDDLADIDTDKINGTLESPGDGVLRRVVAAVGEEVPVGGTIALLAKADTEDAELDEAVRKAREEIEAGAVVAPEGPVTGTAEVGGRTLAYATLGTEGDVVVLVHGYGGDKNSWLFVQEPLSRTKIVHALDLPGHGDSTKDVGDGSLATLADAVLGFLDALGIERAHLVGHSLGGAVVTAAAAKAPHKVSRLTLVAPAGFGTAVNAGYLRGFAAATTRRELKPHLSALFASPDLVTRQLADDLLRYKRRDGVDKVLTTLLDTLLDGDAQAIDAAPLLSGVDVPTRTIWGRRDAVLPPGEADVYVDDAGHLVHLEAPGAVLAAILDGGHRG, from the coding sequence ATGATCCAGCCCGTCACGATGCCCAAGTGGGGCCTCTCGATGGAACGCGGCCGGATCACCGACTGGTTCGTGGCCGAAGGCGACGAGGTCGAAGCGGGTGACGACCTCGCCGACATCGACACCGACAAGATCAACGGCACGCTCGAGTCCCCGGGTGACGGCGTGCTGCGGCGGGTGGTCGCCGCGGTCGGCGAGGAGGTGCCGGTCGGCGGCACGATCGCCCTGCTCGCCAAAGCGGACACCGAGGACGCGGAACTCGACGAGGCCGTCCGAAAAGCTCGCGAGGAGATCGAGGCGGGCGCGGTTGTGGCTCCCGAAGGGCCGGTCACCGGCACTGCCGAGGTCGGCGGGAGGACGCTCGCCTACGCGACGCTCGGCACCGAGGGCGACGTCGTCGTCCTGGTCCACGGCTACGGCGGCGACAAGAACTCCTGGCTGTTCGTGCAGGAGCCGCTCTCCCGGACGAAGATCGTCCACGCCCTCGACCTGCCCGGCCACGGCGATTCGACCAAGGACGTCGGCGACGGCTCGCTCGCCACCCTGGCCGACGCCGTCCTCGGCTTCCTCGACGCGCTGGGCATCGAGCGCGCGCACCTGGTCGGGCACTCGCTGGGCGGCGCGGTCGTCACGGCGGCGGCCGCGAAAGCACCCCACAAGGTCAGCAGGCTCACCCTGGTCGCCCCGGCCGGCTTCGGCACCGCCGTCAACGCCGGCTACCTGCGCGGGTTCGCGGCGGCGACGACCAGGCGCGAGCTGAAGCCGCACCTGAGCGCCCTGTTCGCCTCGCCGGACCTCGTCACCCGCCAGCTGGCCGACGACCTGCTCAGGTACAAGCGGCGCGACGGCGTCGACAAGGTCCTCACGACCCTCCTGGACACGCTCCTCGACGGTGACGCGCAGGCCATCGACGCAGCTCCGTTGCTGTCCGGAGTGGACGTGCCGACCAGGACGATCTGGGGTCGCCGGGACGCCGTGCTGCCACCCGGGGAGGCGGACGTGTACGTCGACGACGCCGGCCACCTGGTGCACCTGGAAGCCCCGGGCGCCGTGCTCGCCGCAATCCTCGACGGAGGTCACCGCGGCTGA
- a CDS encoding thiamine pyrophosphate-dependent dehydrogenase E1 component subunit alpha, producing the protein MTDTLREAYRVMRTIRAFEERVHEEFATGEIPGFVHLYAGEEASAAGVCAHLDDRDAIASTHRGHGHCIAKGVDVKAMMAEIYGRRTGSCHGKGGSMHIADLSKGMLGANGIVGGGPPLICGTALAAKQQNTGGVGVAFFGDGASNQGTTLEALNLASVWDLPALFIAENNGYAEATSSTWSVASDNIADRAAGFGMPGLIVDGFDFFAVHEAAGEAVERARGGGGPTLIEVKFTRYFGHFEGDQQTYRAGEVADARENLDCLKRFRERVTESGELPGQVLDDIDAEVAKLIEDAVAEAKAAPKPTKEDLETDVYVSY; encoded by the coding sequence CGTGATGCGCACCATCCGAGCGTTCGAAGAGCGGGTGCACGAGGAGTTCGCCACCGGCGAAATCCCCGGGTTCGTGCACCTCTACGCCGGTGAGGAGGCCTCCGCCGCCGGTGTCTGCGCCCACCTCGACGACCGTGACGCCATCGCCAGCACCCACCGCGGCCACGGCCACTGCATCGCCAAGGGCGTCGACGTCAAGGCCATGATGGCCGAGATCTACGGCCGCCGGACCGGCTCCTGCCACGGCAAAGGCGGCTCGATGCACATCGCCGACCTCTCCAAGGGCATGCTCGGCGCGAACGGCATCGTCGGCGGCGGGCCGCCGCTCATCTGCGGAACCGCCCTCGCCGCGAAGCAGCAGAACACCGGCGGCGTCGGTGTCGCCTTCTTCGGCGACGGCGCCAGCAACCAGGGGACAACGCTCGAGGCGCTGAACCTCGCGTCGGTCTGGGACCTCCCCGCCCTCTTCATCGCCGAGAACAACGGCTACGCCGAAGCGACGTCGAGCACCTGGTCCGTCGCCTCGGACAACATCGCCGACCGCGCCGCCGGGTTCGGCATGCCGGGCCTGATCGTCGACGGATTCGACTTCTTCGCCGTCCACGAAGCCGCGGGGGAGGCCGTCGAACGCGCCCGCGGCGGCGGGGGCCCGACGCTCATCGAGGTCAAGTTCACCCGCTACTTCGGCCACTTCGAAGGTGACCAGCAGACCTACCGGGCCGGCGAAGTCGCCGACGCCCGCGAGAACCTCGACTGCCTCAAGCGGTTCCGGGAACGCGTCACCGAGAGCGGTGAGCTGCCCGGACAGGTCCTCGACGATATCGACGCCGAAGTCGCGAAGCTCATCGAAGACGCCGTCGCCGAAGCGAAGGCCGCGCCGAAACCCACGAAGGAAGACCTCGAGACCGACGTCTACGTGTCGTACTAA
- a CDS encoding alpha-ketoacid dehydrogenase subunit beta yields MARTISYREAINEALAQEMERDESVIVMGEDNAGGAGSPGDDDAWGGVLGVTKGLFHKFPGRVLDTPISESAFVGAAIGAATRGQRPVAELMFIDFMGVCFDQIFNQAAKFRYMFGGNARTPVVIRTMYGAGLRAAAQHSQCLYPIFTHIPGLKVVVPSSPYEAKGLLIQAIRDDDPVIFCEHKALYDTSGDVPEDSYTIPFGEANVVRDGGDVTIVAIGRMVAIAEEAAKELAGNGIEAEIIDPRTTSPLDTDTILESVENTGRLVVVDEASPRCNLATDISALVARKAFGSLCAPIEMVTPPHTPVPFSDALEDLYIPDAQKVLNAAKAVVEYRR; encoded by the coding sequence ATGGCCAGGACGATCAGCTACCGCGAAGCGATCAACGAGGCGCTCGCCCAGGAGATGGAACGCGACGAGTCGGTCATCGTCATGGGCGAGGACAACGCGGGCGGCGCCGGCAGCCCCGGTGACGACGACGCCTGGGGCGGTGTCCTCGGCGTCACGAAGGGCCTCTTCCACAAGTTCCCGGGCCGCGTGCTCGACACGCCGATCTCCGAGTCCGCCTTCGTCGGCGCGGCGATCGGCGCCGCGACGCGCGGGCAACGGCCGGTGGCGGAGCTGATGTTCATCGACTTCATGGGCGTCTGCTTCGACCAGATCTTCAACCAGGCGGCCAAGTTCCGGTACATGTTCGGCGGCAACGCGCGGACGCCGGTGGTGATCCGCACGATGTACGGCGCCGGACTGCGGGCCGCGGCGCAGCATTCGCAGTGCCTGTACCCGATCTTCACGCACATCCCGGGCCTGAAGGTCGTCGTGCCGTCGAGCCCGTACGAGGCGAAAGGCCTGCTCATCCAGGCCATCCGCGACGACGACCCGGTGATCTTCTGCGAGCACAAGGCCCTCTACGACACCAGCGGCGACGTCCCCGAGGACAGCTACACGATCCCGTTCGGCGAGGCGAACGTCGTGCGCGACGGCGGTGACGTGACGATCGTGGCCATCGGCCGCATGGTCGCCATCGCCGAAGAAGCGGCGAAAGAGCTGGCCGGCAACGGCATCGAAGCCGAGATCATCGATCCGCGCACGACCAGCCCGCTCGACACCGACACGATCCTCGAAAGCGTCGAAAACACCGGACGCCTGGTCGTCGTCGACGAGGCCTCGCCGCGCTGCAACCTCGCCACGGACATCTCCGCGCTCGTCGCGCGGAAGGCGTTCGGCTCGCTGTGCGCCCCGATCGAGATGGTGACGCCGCCGCACACGCCCGTGCCGTTCTCCGACGCGCTCGAGGACCTCTACATCCCGGACGCGCAGAAGGTCCTCAACGCGGCGAAGGCGGTTGTGGAGTACCGGCGATGA